In Nitrospira sp., one DNA window encodes the following:
- a CDS encoding histidine phosphatase family protein has product MSEDLPIVYLARHGETAWTISRQHTGLTDLPLTERGERTARRLGERLKGLTFAKVLTSPLQRAARTCELAGFGAIAEVDQDLVEWDYGQYEGRRTDEIRVERPDWELFRDGCPGGESPEQVSERADRVVRRVRAVAGDVLLFTSGHFMRVLATSWLGLEPTVNCKFFMLSTASLSALGYEHDLSRPVIRLWNETRHVDV; this is encoded by the coding sequence ATGAGCGAAGATCTTCCTATCGTCTACCTGGCCAGGCACGGTGAGACCGCCTGGACCATCTCGCGCCAGCATACGGGACTGACCGACTTGCCGTTGACTGAGCGGGGCGAGCGCACCGCTCGCCGGCTTGGAGAACGGCTGAAAGGATTGACATTCGCCAAGGTGTTGACGAGTCCGTTGCAACGCGCAGCCCGAACCTGCGAACTGGCCGGCTTCGGGGCAATCGCCGAAGTCGATCAGGATCTTGTCGAGTGGGACTACGGCCAGTATGAAGGGCGTCGCACGGATGAGATTCGGGTGGAACGCCCGGACTGGGAACTGTTCCGTGATGGATGCCCGGGAGGGGAATCGCCGGAGCAAGTCAGCGAGCGTGCTGATCGTGTCGTGCGGCGGGTGCGCGCGGTGGCAGGGGACGTCTTGCTCTTTACGAGTGGGCACTTCATGCGTGTGTTGGCCACCAGCTGGCTGGGGCTTGAACCGACGGTCAACTGTAAGTTTTTCATGTTGAGCACCGCGAGCTTGAGCGCGTTGGGCTACGAACATGACCTGTCCCGTCCGGTGATCCGATTGTGGAATGAGACTCGCCATGTAGACGTATGA
- the pgi gene encoding glucose-6-phosphate isomerase codes for MTSGAVPLTQGVAWKALQEHYETVKALHMRDLFGKDPGRGARLECEAQGIYLDYSKNRLTDDTMRLLLDLADAGGLRAGIDAMFRGEKLNVTEHRAVLHVALRAPAGATIRVDGENVVPKVQAVIEKMAGFANLVRSGQWKGHTGKRIRTVVNIGIGGSDLGPVMAYEALRAYSDRALTVRFVSNVDATDIAESTRDLDPAETLFIVCSKTFTTQETIVNAQTARAWCLQALKDDGAVARHFVAVSTNAGEVAKFGIDPANMFEFWDWVGGRYSLPSAIGLSLMVAIGPERFREMLAGYHAMDEHFRTAPFDKNLPVLLGLIGLWYVNFFGAESHAILPYDHYLGRLSAYLQQLDMESNGKQVDRGGSVVNYQTGPVIWGQPGTNGQHAYYQLIHQGTRLIPCDFIGFCRSLNPMGQHHDLLASNLFAQTEALAFGKTAAEVEAEGVPPALAPHRTFPGNRPTNTILVEQLTPELFGKLIALYEHKVFVQGTVWRINSFDQWGVELGKVLAKRITPELTSATDPDLRHDSSTNELIRRYRRFRLKG; via the coding sequence ATGACGAGCGGCGCAGTTCCACTGACGCAAGGTGTTGCCTGGAAGGCCCTTCAGGAACATTACGAGACGGTCAAGGCCCTGCACATGCGGGATCTCTTCGGGAAAGATCCAGGGCGCGGCGCGCGCCTGGAGTGCGAGGCGCAGGGGATCTATCTCGACTATTCGAAAAACCGCCTCACGGACGACACGATGCGTCTGTTGCTCGACCTCGCGGACGCCGGCGGCTTGCGCGCCGGTATCGACGCGATGTTCCGTGGCGAGAAGCTCAATGTGACTGAGCATCGCGCGGTGCTCCACGTCGCGCTGCGCGCCCCCGCCGGTGCCACCATTCGAGTGGACGGCGAGAACGTCGTGCCGAAGGTCCAGGCGGTGATCGAGAAGATGGCCGGCTTCGCAAACCTTGTACGCAGCGGCCAGTGGAAAGGTCATACCGGCAAACGCATTCGCACTGTCGTGAACATCGGGATCGGAGGCTCGGACCTGGGGCCCGTCATGGCCTACGAGGCGTTGCGGGCCTACAGCGATCGCGCTCTGACTGTTCGGTTCGTCTCGAACGTGGATGCGACCGATATCGCTGAGTCCACGCGGGACCTCGATCCGGCTGAGACGCTGTTCATCGTCTGCTCGAAGACGTTTACCACGCAGGAGACCATCGTCAACGCCCAGACTGCCCGCGCCTGGTGCCTGCAGGCGCTCAAAGACGACGGGGCGGTGGCCCGCCACTTCGTGGCCGTGTCCACGAATGCCGGGGAAGTCGCGAAATTCGGGATCGATCCCGCCAACATGTTCGAATTCTGGGACTGGGTCGGAGGTCGTTACTCGCTGCCTTCAGCCATCGGCCTTTCGTTGATGGTCGCCATCGGACCAGAGCGATTCCGCGAGATGTTGGCCGGATACCATGCCATGGACGAGCATTTCCGGACCGCTCCGTTCGACAAGAACCTGCCCGTATTGCTGGGGCTCATCGGACTCTGGTACGTGAATTTCTTCGGCGCCGAATCTCATGCAATTCTGCCCTATGATCACTATCTCGGACGGCTGAGCGCCTATTTACAGCAGCTCGATATGGAGAGCAACGGGAAGCAGGTGGATCGAGGGGGGAGCGTGGTGAATTACCAGACTGGCCCGGTCATTTGGGGCCAGCCCGGCACCAACGGCCAGCACGCGTATTATCAGTTGATCCATCAAGGCACGCGGTTGATCCCGTGCGACTTCATCGGGTTCTGCCGGTCGCTCAATCCCATGGGGCAGCATCACGACCTGCTGGCCTCCAATCTGTTCGCCCAGACAGAGGCACTGGCCTTCGGCAAAACCGCCGCGGAAGTGGAGGCTGAAGGAGTGCCTCCCGCCCTGGCGCCGCACCGGACGTTTCCAGGCAACCGCCCGACGAATACTATCTTGGTCGAGCAACTGACGCCGGAACTGTTCGGAAAATTGATCGCGCTCTACGAGCACAAGGTCTTCGTCCAGGGCACGGTCTGGCGCATCAACTCGTTCGACCAGTGGGGTGTGGAGTTGGGCAAGGTGCTGGCCAAACGGATCACGCCGGAATTGACGAGCGCGACAGATCCCGATCTCCGGCACGACAGCTCGACCAACGAATTGATCCGGCGTTACCGCCGGTTTCGCCTGAAGGGCTGA
- a CDS encoding phosphoketolase family protein, translating to MDSPLSQMDSPLSQKELKLIDAYWRAANYLSVGQIYLYENPLLKQPLSKEHVKPRLLGHWGTTPGLNFIYAHLNRAIRARDIDMIYIIGPGHGGPGIVANAYMEGTYSEVYPNIAQDEEGMQRLFKQFSFPGGIPSHVAPETPGSIHEGGELGYAVSHAYGAAYDNPDLIVACVVGDGEAETGPLATSWHSNKFLNPASDGAVLPILHLNGYKIANPCVLARITHEELDQLFRGYGYTPHFVEGSDPDKMHQLMAAAIDTCMEEIRNIQTKARKDGVIERPRWPMIILRSPKGWTCPKEIDGKRTEDYWRSHQVPMGEMHEKPGHVKILEQWMKSYKPEELFDETGRLKPELAELPPKGARRMSANPHANGGLLLRDLRLPDFRDYAVKVTKPGSVTVESTRLMGQFLRDVLKLNMKSRNFRLFSPDENNSNRWQDALEVTNRAWMADRYPYDDHLAPDGRVMEMLSEHQCQGWLEGYLLTGRHGFFSCYEAFIHIIDSMFNQHAKWLKVCNEIPWRRPIASLNYLLSSHVWRQDHNGFSHQDPGFIDHVVNKKAEVVRVYLPPDANTLLSVTDHCLRSRNYVNVIVAGKQPAPQWLTMDQAVKHCAAGIGIWEWASNDKGGDPDVVMACCGDVPTLETLAAVDLFRRHVPELKIRVINIVNLMKLQSASEHPHGLPDRDFDALFTKDKPIIFAFHGYPWLIHRLTYRRTNHHNLHVRGYKEEGTTSTPFDMVVMNDLDRFHLFGDVIDRLPQLGSRAAYAKQAIGDKLLEHKEYIAKHGEDMPEITDWQWGQHAPAGRRASSTESDNV from the coding sequence ATGGATAGTCCGTTATCGCAGATGGATAGTCCGTTATCGCAGAAGGAACTGAAACTGATCGATGCCTACTGGAGGGCGGCGAACTATCTCTCGGTGGGGCAGATCTATTTGTACGAGAACCCGCTGCTGAAGCAGCCCCTGAGCAAGGAACATGTGAAGCCTCGGCTCCTTGGTCACTGGGGCACCACCCCTGGCCTCAATTTCATCTATGCCCATCTGAATCGAGCGATCAGGGCACGGGACATCGACATGATCTACATCATCGGACCTGGCCACGGGGGACCCGGCATCGTCGCCAATGCCTATATGGAAGGCACCTATTCGGAGGTCTATCCGAACATCGCCCAGGACGAAGAGGGCATGCAGCGACTGTTCAAACAGTTCTCGTTTCCCGGAGGTATTCCCAGCCACGTGGCGCCTGAAACCCCAGGCTCCATACACGAAGGCGGCGAACTGGGCTATGCGGTCTCTCACGCCTATGGGGCTGCCTACGACAATCCCGACCTGATCGTGGCCTGTGTTGTGGGCGACGGCGAGGCGGAAACCGGACCATTGGCGACCTCCTGGCATTCCAATAAGTTCCTGAACCCGGCGTCTGATGGAGCAGTGCTGCCGATTCTGCACCTGAACGGGTACAAGATCGCGAATCCCTGTGTCCTGGCTCGTATCACCCACGAAGAGCTGGATCAGCTTTTTCGCGGCTACGGGTATACGCCTCATTTTGTCGAGGGCAGCGATCCGGACAAGATGCACCAGCTCATGGCCGCCGCCATCGACACCTGCATGGAGGAAATCCGTAATATCCAGACTAAGGCGAGAAAAGACGGCGTGATAGAGCGGCCGCGCTGGCCGATGATCATTCTCCGTTCTCCGAAGGGCTGGACCTGCCCGAAGGAGATCGACGGGAAGCGGACAGAGGACTATTGGCGCAGCCACCAGGTGCCGATGGGCGAAATGCACGAAAAGCCCGGACACGTGAAGATTCTTGAACAATGGATGAAGTCGTACAAACCGGAGGAACTCTTCGACGAGACCGGCCGGTTGAAGCCGGAGCTCGCCGAATTGCCGCCGAAGGGCGCGCGTCGCATGAGCGCCAATCCACATGCCAACGGCGGTCTGCTGCTCCGGGACCTGCGTTTGCCCGACTTCCGCGACTATGCAGTCAAGGTGACGAAGCCCGGTTCGGTCACTGTCGAATCCACGCGCCTCATGGGGCAGTTCCTTCGAGACGTCTTGAAACTCAATATGAAGAGCCGGAACTTCCGGCTCTTCAGTCCGGACGAGAACAACTCAAACCGCTGGCAGGATGCATTGGAGGTGACCAACCGTGCCTGGATGGCGGACCGCTATCCCTACGACGACCATCTGGCGCCGGATGGCCGGGTGATGGAAATGCTCAGCGAGCATCAATGCCAGGGTTGGTTGGAGGGCTATCTCCTCACCGGCCGGCACGGGTTTTTTTCCTGCTACGAGGCGTTCATTCATATCATCGACTCGATGTTCAATCAGCATGCGAAGTGGCTGAAGGTCTGCAATGAGATACCCTGGCGTCGGCCGATTGCCTCGCTCAATTATCTGTTGAGCTCTCACGTCTGGCGTCAGGACCACAATGGTTTCAGCCATCAGGATCCCGGCTTCATCGATCATGTCGTGAACAAGAAAGCGGAAGTCGTGCGTGTCTACCTGCCGCCGGATGCCAACACGCTCCTGTCGGTGACCGACCATTGCTTGCGCAGCCGCAATTACGTCAACGTCATCGTGGCCGGCAAACAGCCGGCCCCGCAATGGCTGACGATGGATCAGGCGGTCAAGCATTGCGCGGCGGGCATCGGCATCTGGGAATGGGCCAGCAACGACAAGGGGGGAGATCCTGATGTCGTCATGGCCTGTTGCGGAGACGTGCCGACGTTGGAGACGCTGGCTGCCGTGGATCTCTTCCGCCGGCATGTTCCTGAGTTGAAGATTCGCGTGATCAATATCGTGAACCTCATGAAGCTGCAGTCCGCGAGCGAGCATCCACACGGTCTGCCTGACCGGGACTTTGATGCGCTCTTCACCAAGGACAAGCCGATCATTTTCGCGTTCCACGGGTACCCATGGCTGATCCACCGGCTCACGTATCGGCGGACGAACCATCACAATCTGCACGTGCGCGGCTACAAGGAGGAAGGGACGACGAGCACGCCGTTCGACATGGTCGTCATGAACGATCTCGACCGGTTCCACCTTTTCGGCGACGTGATCGACCGGCTGCCGCAGCTTGGATCCCGCGCCGCCTATGCCAAGCAGGCGATCGGTGACAAATTGCTTGAGCACAAGGAGTACATCGCCAAGCACGGCGAAGACATGCCTGAGATCACCGATTGGCAATGGGGGCAGCATGCCCCGGCGGGACGACGCGCGTCATCCACGGAATCGGACAATGTGTAA
- a CDS encoding acetate kinase, translating to MQVMVLNSGSSSIKFRLMEVVEELSGGLTTEAALLQGAVKGIGGAASFELMSQAVGRSTTMLEIRDHAHALHVLLDQLTGSLNKIEAVGHRVVHGGDQYVQSTLITTQVEAGIDALSELAPLHNPSCLAGIRGARTAFGPALPMVAVFDTAFHRTMPEVAKRYALPVELVERHRIRRYGFHGIAHASLADGYAAYTGNSLEEMRLITFQLGNGCSVTAIAQGRSVETSMGFTPLEGLVMGTRSGDVDASIVGYLSDREKAEVAEVERWLNERSGLLGLSGRSNDMRELLRSADQGQDKRAEFAIDLFCYRARKYLGAYLAVLGGADAVVFGGGIGENAPEIRERICRNMEWCGLELSRDLNRATVGLAPGRAARISADGSRVAAYVVAADEETWIARETVRCVRSLDS from the coding sequence ATGCAGGTAATGGTGCTCAACAGCGGCAGTTCGTCGATCAAATTCCGCCTGATGGAAGTGGTCGAAGAGCTGAGCGGAGGCCTGACGACTGAGGCGGCCTTGCTCCAGGGTGCGGTGAAGGGGATCGGGGGCGCCGCAAGCTTTGAGCTCATGAGCCAGGCTGTCGGCCGTTCGACCACGATGTTGGAAATCCGGGACCATGCTCATGCATTGCATGTTCTGCTCGATCAACTGACCGGCTCTCTGAACAAGATAGAAGCGGTCGGGCATCGGGTCGTGCACGGAGGGGATCAGTATGTCCAGTCCACATTGATTACCACGCAGGTGGAGGCAGGAATCGATGCGCTGTCGGAGTTGGCGCCGCTCCACAATCCCTCGTGTCTCGCAGGGATTCGTGGAGCCAGAACGGCTTTCGGTCCGGCGCTGCCGATGGTAGCCGTGTTCGATACGGCTTTTCACCGGACCATGCCCGAAGTCGCCAAGCGGTATGCGCTTCCTGTTGAGTTGGTCGAGCGGCACCGGATCCGCCGGTACGGTTTCCACGGGATCGCACATGCCTCGCTTGCGGACGGATATGCAGCCTACACAGGGAATTCATTGGAGGAGATGCGTCTGATCACGTTTCAGTTGGGAAATGGTTGCTCCGTCACAGCGATCGCACAAGGCCGGTCGGTCGAAACCTCGATGGGGTTCACCCCGCTGGAGGGGTTGGTGATGGGGACACGCTCGGGCGATGTGGATGCCTCCATTGTCGGCTACCTGTCCGATCGGGAGAAAGCTGAAGTAGCTGAAGTTGAGCGGTGGCTCAATGAGCGGTCCGGTCTTCTAGGACTTTCAGGTCGGTCCAACGACATGCGGGAGCTGCTCCGCTCGGCCGACCAGGGGCAGGACAAACGGGCGGAGTTCGCCATTGACCTATTCTGTTATCGAGCACGGAAGTATCTCGGCGCCTACCTTGCCGTGTTAGGCGGCGCAGATGCCGTCGTCTTCGGGGGCGGCATCGGGGAAAACGCGCCGGAGATTCGTGAGAGAATTTGCCGGAACATGGAATGGTGCGGCCTGGAACTCAGCCGCGATCTCAATCGAGCGACGGTCGGACTCGCTCCTGGTCGCGCAGCAAGGATCAGCGCGGATGGATCGCGGGTGGCGGCTTACGTCGTCGCGGCGGATGAAGAAACATGGATTGCCAGGGAGACGGTTCGGTGTGTGCGAAGCCTAGATTCATGA
- the atpG gene encoding ATP synthase F1 subunit gamma: MPSLQSVRRKIDSVKKTQKITKAMKMVAAAKLKRTQDRILSARPYAFKMRDAIRNLSRRVNREAHPLLRRREGNRIVVAVVTSDRGLCGAFNANILRTAAAALKEFEAGGAQVEVAVVGRKGRDFFRRRGWKVRREMVDIFDKLTFEHGMLMGSELQAIDDYVAGRIDAAYAIYNEFKSAIQQRVVVERLLPIDWVVEIADMKDAAQTTESLAGGYLYEPSEDELLEQLLHRHLHVQFYRMLLESSAAEQGARMTAMDGATRNAGELIKKLTVYYNKTRQAAITKELMDIVGGAEALK, translated from the coding sequence ATGCCCAGCCTTCAATCCGTCAGGCGGAAGATCGACTCTGTTAAAAAAACCCAGAAGATCACGAAAGCGATGAAAATGGTCGCGGCGGCGAAGCTGAAACGCACGCAGGACCGCATTCTGTCCGCTCGCCCCTACGCCTTCAAGATGCGGGATGCGATCCGTAACCTCAGCCGGCGCGTCAATCGTGAAGCGCATCCCTTGCTCCGGAGACGCGAGGGAAACCGCATCGTGGTCGCAGTCGTCACGAGCGACCGGGGACTGTGCGGCGCGTTCAATGCGAACATCCTCCGTACGGCAGCCGCCGCCTTGAAAGAATTCGAGGCCGGAGGCGCGCAGGTCGAGGTGGCGGTGGTGGGCCGCAAAGGCCGTGACTTTTTTCGAAGGCGTGGCTGGAAGGTGCGTCGGGAGATGGTAGACATCTTCGACAAACTGACGTTCGAGCACGGCATGCTGATGGGATCGGAGCTCCAGGCCATCGACGATTATGTGGCAGGTCGAATCGATGCGGCCTACGCGATCTATAACGAGTTCAAGTCCGCCATCCAGCAACGGGTAGTCGTGGAGCGTCTCCTTCCAATCGACTGGGTCGTGGAGATTGCCGATATGAAAGACGCTGCTCAGACGACTGAGTCACTGGCGGGGGGCTACCTGTACGAACCGAGCGAGGACGAATTACTCGAACAACTCCTGCATCGTCACCTGCACGTGCAGTTTTACCGGATGTTACTGGAATCGTCCGCCGCCGAACAGGGTGCCCGCATGACAGCGATGGACGGCGCCACGCGGAACGCCGGCGAACTCATCAAGAAACTCACGGTCTACTACAACAAGACCAGGCAGGCGGCGATCACGAAGGAGCTCATGGACATCGTCGGCGGCGCCGAAGCTCTCAAGTAA